In the Anaerosporomusa subterranea genome, one interval contains:
- a CDS encoding carbon-nitrogen family hydrolase: protein MKVAMIQMQVKAGDVQANRQRGLALAREAASLADVLVLPEIWTTGYHLKELDRWAEEEDGPTVNELKEIARAHEVWIVAGSLPVRRVEGVTNTMFVLAPNGTIAAQYDKIHMFSLYGEGRFFQPGAKQTVFPLAGTQAGLAICYDIRFPELFRSLTLAGAEVVFVAAEWPAVRSAHWRLLSQARALENQVFIIAVNCVGEHKGIVFHGHSLLVSPEGEILAEGTDKEEIVLGEVDLAAVGKARQSLTVWQDRRPDLYT from the coding sequence ATGAAAGTCGCTATGATTCAGATGCAGGTAAAGGCTGGCGATGTACAAGCCAACCGGCAACGTGGCTTGGCTTTGGCCCGCGAGGCTGCTTCACTGGCTGATGTTCTTGTACTGCCGGAAATTTGGACAACCGGCTATCATTTAAAAGAGCTTGATCGCTGGGCAGAGGAAGAAGACGGACCTACAGTAAACGAACTAAAAGAAATCGCTAGGGCCCATGAGGTTTGGATTGTTGCCGGCTCGTTGCCAGTTCGTCGAGTGGAGGGCGTAACCAACACCATGTTTGTGCTGGCGCCAAATGGTACAATTGCCGCCCAGTATGACAAAATTCATATGTTTAGCTTATATGGAGAGGGCAGGTTTTTTCAGCCTGGCGCTAAGCAGACGGTCTTTCCCTTGGCTGGTACTCAGGCGGGGTTAGCTATTTGTTATGATATCCGTTTTCCGGAGCTGTTTCGTTCACTGACCCTGGCAGGAGCTGAGGTAGTATTTGTTGCCGCCGAATGGCCAGCAGTCAGAAGCGCCCATTGGCGGCTGCTGAGTCAAGCGAGAGCACTCGAGAATCAGGTGTTTATCATTGCAGTTAATTGTGTGGGTGAGCATAAGGGGATTGTCTTTCATGGCCATTCGCTGTTGGTTTCGCCTGAGGGGGAAATATTGGCTGAGGGTACAGATAAAGAAGAAATTGTGTTAGGCGAGGTGGATCTGGCTGCCGTCGGCAAGGCCCGTCAATCTCTGACTGTCTGGCAGGACAGGCGTCCTGACTTGTATACATAG
- a CDS encoding prepilin peptidase: MIILFCILFGLLIGSFLNVCIYRIPLNQSIVYPPSHCPNCQTPLRPIDLIPVLSYFLSGRHCRYCGEVIASRYAIVESLTAFLFVWCFSVFGWTGETVSACVFVSFMVVITFIDYDHQLILDKVLIWFALAGVSIRYYLGSPSLLDMGLAALVGGGLLLIIAVLSRGGMGGGDVKFCFALGIWLGWPDILLALFLSFVIGGLAGVILLVFRLRGRKDMIPFGPFICLGAFLTLLYGRDILTWYFGLMR, encoded by the coding sequence ATGATTATTCTTTTTTGTATTCTATTCGGTCTTCTCATCGGCAGTTTTCTCAACGTCTGCATTTACCGCATCCCGCTAAATCAATCTATCGTCTACCCGCCATCCCATTGCCCAAACTGTCAAACTCCTCTTAGACCCATCGACCTAATCCCCGTCCTCAGTTACTTTCTGTCTGGCCGCCACTGCCGATATTGCGGCGAAGTGATAGCTTCTCGTTACGCGATCGTGGAATCACTGACCGCGTTTCTTTTTGTATGGTGTTTTTCTGTTTTCGGCTGGACAGGGGAAACTGTCTCGGCTTGTGTCTTTGTGTCGTTTATGGTTGTGATTACTTTCATTGACTATGATCACCAGCTGATTCTTGATAAGGTTCTGATCTGGTTTGCTTTGGCTGGTGTCTCAATACGCTACTATCTTGGTTCTCCGTCGCTACTTGATATGGGACTAGCTGCCCTGGTCGGCGGCGGACTGTTGCTTATCATCGCTGTGCTTAGCCGGGGTGGCATGGGCGGCGGTGATGTAAAGTTCTGTTTTGCGCTGGGTATCTGGCTGGGATGGCCAGATATCCTTTTGGCCTTATTTTTGTCGTTTGTTATTGGCGGACTGGCAGGGGTGATCCTACTTGTATTTCGCCTGCGAGGTCGCAAAGATATGATCCCCTTTGGTCCGTTTATTTGCTTGGGCGCATTTCTTACGCTCCTTTATGGGCGAGATATTCTGACCTGGTACTTTGGCCTAATGAGGTGA
- a CDS encoding Tfp pilus assembly protein FimT/FimU, giving the protein MQRGFSFIELVVVLSILAILAAVAVPQIGDSVTVRELEDVAQQLASDIRWTQQETINRTADMTSPMITFYPTGYAIEAGLGNRLKPFTKFPNSVQLVGTTSPISFKLDGKPVTGTTISLQSRSKPTLFRYVIVLQTTGRIRVVNSL; this is encoded by the coding sequence ATGCAACGCGGTTTTAGCTTTATCGAATTAGTTGTTGTACTATCGATCTTGGCGATTTTGGCTGCTGTTGCTGTGCCGCAAATCGGCGATTCGGTCACTGTTCGTGAACTTGAAGACGTGGCTCAACAGCTGGCGTCTGACATTCGCTGGACACAGCAGGAGACTATCAATCGTACAGCTGACATGACATCACCGATGATCACGTTTTATCCTACGGGATACGCTATTGAAGCTGGCTTGGGTAATCGTCTTAAACCGTTCACCAAATTTCCAAATTCTGTTCAACTCGTAGGAACAACTAGTCCTATTTCGTTTAAATTGGATGGCAAGCCAGTGACCGGTACAACGATATCTTTGCAGAGCAGAAGTAAACCAACTCTATTTCGTTATGTGATTGTGCTGCAAACTACCGGGCGAATTAGGGTGGTGAATTCGCTGTGA
- a CDS encoding DNA polymerase IV, producing the protein MQRTILHSDLNNFYASVECLYNPDLRNKPVAVCGDAEARHGIVLAKNQYAKAVGVKTGDAIWQAKQKCPGLVTVSADFRKYLRFSRLARAIYADYTDQIESFGIDECWLDVSGSVHLFGNGVTIADDIRRRMRDELGVTASVGVSWNKIFAKLGSDMKKPDATTVITEDNYRETVWSLPVGELLYVGRSTRRKLENRAIFTIGDLAKREVNDLGLLLGVWGETLWSFANGLDSAPVRLTGEESLIKSVGNSTTAARDLLNIEDVKMIIYVLVESVAARLRKHGLKCMTVAISVRDKDLLSFERQGKLSGPTFVSNDIAQKALELFASNYRWNNSIRSLGVRGADLVTADRHVQLDLFDRDKTEAEELERTVDTLRRRFGHYSVQRCAMLLDRQLTGFNPKDDHVIHPISFFR; encoded by the coding sequence GTGCAACGCACAATCCTGCACTCAGACCTTAATAATTTTTATGCTTCCGTCGAATGCCTCTACAACCCCGATTTGCGCAACAAGCCTGTCGCCGTATGTGGGGACGCCGAGGCACGACACGGGATCGTACTCGCTAAGAACCAGTACGCTAAGGCGGTAGGTGTAAAAACAGGGGACGCTATCTGGCAAGCAAAACAGAAGTGCCCCGGCTTGGTCACCGTGTCAGCGGACTTTCGGAAGTACCTGCGGTTCTCGCGCTTGGCTAGAGCGATATATGCTGATTATACTGATCAAATCGAGAGCTTCGGTATTGACGAGTGCTGGCTAGACGTGTCCGGGTCTGTTCACTTATTTGGTAATGGGGTAACTATTGCAGATGATATCCGGCGGCGGATGCGGGATGAACTTGGTGTAACGGCATCGGTAGGGGTTTCATGGAACAAAATCTTCGCTAAATTGGGCAGCGACATGAAGAAGCCTGATGCTACAACCGTTATCACAGAAGATAATTATCGAGAAACAGTCTGGTCTCTACCGGTAGGAGAGCTATTGTATGTTGGTCGATCTACTCGGCGGAAGCTTGAGAACCGTGCTATTTTTACGATTGGTGACTTAGCGAAACGTGAAGTTAATGATCTGGGGTTGTTGCTAGGTGTTTGGGGAGAAACTCTCTGGTCGTTTGCAAACGGTCTTGATTCGGCGCCGGTGCGGCTAACAGGAGAGGAAAGCTTAATCAAATCTGTCGGCAACAGTACGACAGCGGCACGCGATCTCCTCAATATTGAAGACGTCAAAATGATAATCTACGTGCTGGTCGAAAGCGTCGCAGCTCGGCTCCGCAAGCACGGTCTGAAATGTATGACAGTGGCGATCAGTGTGCGAGATAAAGATTTATTGTCGTTTGAACGACAGGGCAAGCTTAGCGGTCCGACTTTCGTCTCTAATGATATTGCCCAAAAAGCACTGGAACTGTTCGCAAGCAATTATCGCTGGAATAATTCAATCCGCAGCTTGGGTGTCAGAGGAGCTGATCTAGTAACTGCGGACAGACATGTTCAGCTTGACCTGTTCGACCGCGATAAAACGGAGGCGGAGGAGCTGGAACGCACTGTCGATACTCTTCGGCGACGCTTTGGTCATTACAGCGTACAGAGGTGCGCGATGCTGCTTGACAGACAACTAACCGGGTTCAATCCTAAAGATGACCACGTGATTCATCCAATATCATTTTTCAGGTGA
- a CDS encoding YqeG family HAD IIIA-type phosphatase: MLQLLCPRLMVNSLLEIDITLLRQQGIDGIVLDLDNTILPWDSAEICPEAAIWLHRALDSGLKAGLVSNNRQRRVAEFASQFAIPFAARAFKPASRGFQQVIAEMNLTPDQIAVVGDQLFTDILGGNRLGCWTIWVKPLSAREFIGTKVTRQLEKLAVRVLQSKKMI; encoded by the coding sequence ATGCTGCAACTGCTTTGTCCCCGTCTGATGGTGAATAGTCTGTTAGAAATTGATATAACTTTGTTGCGCCAACAAGGCATAGATGGTATTGTCCTTGACCTCGACAATACCATTTTGCCATGGGATAGTGCCGAAATTTGCCCGGAAGCCGCCATTTGGCTGCACCGGGCGCTGGATTCGGGGCTAAAAGCCGGTTTGGTTTCCAACAATCGACAGCGACGGGTCGCCGAGTTTGCCAGCCAGTTCGCCATTCCCTTCGCGGCGAGAGCTTTTAAGCCTGCCAGTCGTGGTTTCCAGCAGGTGATTGCTGAGATGAATCTAACTCCAGACCAGATAGCTGTGGTTGGTGACCAGTTGTTTACAGATATTCTGGGCGGTAATCGACTGGGCTGCTGGACGATCTGGGTCAAACCACTGAGCGCCCGCGAATTTATCGGGACAAAAGTTACCCGTCAACTGGAGAAATTAGCTGTACGTGTACTGCAATCGAAGAAAATGATTTAG
- a CDS encoding prepilin-type N-terminal cleavage/methylation domain-containing protein, translating into MRRTGQNGFILVEVLVAIIIISVALTAVAAMFVPATAAYSSAADYTVAANLAQKQLELLKTQPSTFWNGALPRTLSWQGTETLPINLNGIDYQITTQVLAIPTSNSLVEVQVTVNWSKGTKVQSMQMVALFSTK; encoded by the coding sequence GTGAGGCGTACAGGCCAAAATGGCTTTATTCTAGTTGAAGTTTTAGTTGCCATTATTATAATTAGTGTGGCTCTAACTGCGGTTGCCGCAATGTTCGTACCCGCAACCGCCGCCTATTCCAGCGCAGCTGACTATACAGTAGCTGCCAATCTAGCACAAAAACAATTAGAACTGCTAAAAACTCAGCCGTCAACGTTTTGGAATGGGGCGTTGCCAAGGACTTTGTCTTGGCAAGGCACAGAAACTCTGCCGATAAACCTAAATGGCATAGATTATCAAATTACCACACAGGTGTTAGCAATACCTACGTCGAATTCACTGGTTGAAGTACAGGTTACGGTGAATTGGTCGAAGGGGACAAAGGTGCAATCCATGCAAATGGTTGCCTTGTTTTC
- a CDS encoding type II secretion system protein, which translates to MFKKRNQKGFTLVELVVVIAILGILAAIAVPRFAGANDNATRAKVQADLRTIDSAIAMDRANGTYVAGTTVIADLVTRGFIASAPVPRNHAGNAVVYGIGNAAPDTDRAIATINAVVYRADSVIP; encoded by the coding sequence ATGTTTAAGAAACGGAATCAGAAAGGTTTTACTCTGGTTGAGTTGGTTGTTGTTATTGCTATTCTAGGTATTTTGGCCGCTATTGCGGTGCCGCGGTTTGCAGGGGCCAATGACAATGCCACACGCGCGAAAGTTCAAGCTGATTTGCGGACCATAGATAGCGCAATTGCCATGGACAGAGCAAATGGTACTTATGTAGCTGGAACAACTGTGATTGCCGACCTCGTTACGCGGGGATTTATAGCTTCAGCACCAGTTCCAAGAAATCATGCAGGTAATGCTGTTGTTTATGGTATTGGTAATGCCGCTCCCGATACAGATCGTGCAATTGCTACAATTAATGCAGTGGTTTACCGAGCGGATAGTGTGATTCCTTGA
- a CDS encoding sigma-70 family RNA polymerase sigma factor translates to MEAVENQCEQERLIKQLSRLDDREKWVLEQRFGLPGCNKKTQRDIARILGISRSYVSRIEKKAVAKLSKHFSQEDGH, encoded by the coding sequence GTGGAAGCGGTAGAAAATCAATGTGAGCAGGAACGATTGATCAAGCAACTGAGTCGATTGGATGATAGGGAGAAGTGGGTGCTAGAGCAACGCTTTGGACTACCAGGCTGCAATAAGAAAACGCAACGCGACATCGCGCGCATACTGGGAATCTCCCGTTCGTATGTTTCCCGAATTGAGAAAAAGGCGGTGGCCAAACTGTCTAAGCATTTCTCCCAGGAAGATGGACACTAG
- a CDS encoding type II secretion system F family protein, with translation MPQYSYTARDRAGQIIRGSFTGESRAEVAAYIRGRGLYVTQIREAAPSISFNLDLSVGGGVGTKDLALFCRLFATMLEAGLSMNNILLVLIEQTTNKKLRETLKTIYRKVQEGEALYRSLSEHPRVFPPVMISMVEAGELGGVLDNVLERLAVQFEKEHKLNEKIKSAMAYPAVVVGMALVSLTFILTFVLPTFVKMFTDMKIELPLLTRILVAASVFVQTYWPLLLLLVAGAVIGFAYLAEKPGFRQKVDPLLLQIPVFGLLMRKIAIARFTRTLGSLLRGGVPILQAIEVVKKTTANYAMISALTNAQNSIRQGSGIAGPLKESGVFPPMVIHMTAIGEESGELDRMLDKIADFYESDVDDMAGRLSSMLEPMLIGFLGILIGLIVVAVLLPIFDIVSGAGH, from the coding sequence ATGCCGCAATATTCCTATACAGCGCGAGACCGTGCCGGACAAATTATCCGCGGCTCGTTCACCGGTGAAAGTCGCGCCGAAGTGGCTGCCTATATTCGTGGCCGGGGTTTATATGTTACCCAAATCCGTGAAGCTGCGCCCAGCATTTCCTTTAACCTGGATCTGTCAGTAGGTGGCGGAGTAGGCACTAAAGACTTGGCTTTATTCTGTCGGCTGTTTGCAACCATGCTAGAAGCCGGGCTGTCTATGAACAATATTCTGCTAGTGCTGATTGAACAAACAACAAACAAGAAACTGCGAGAGACACTGAAGACGATTTACCGCAAGGTGCAAGAAGGGGAAGCTCTCTACCGTAGTCTTAGCGAACACCCGCGCGTCTTCCCGCCAGTTATGATCAGCATGGTCGAGGCTGGCGAGTTGGGCGGCGTGCTTGATAACGTGCTAGAGCGTCTGGCCGTCCAATTTGAAAAAGAACATAAGTTGAATGAAAAAATCAAATCAGCTATGGCCTATCCTGCTGTCGTTGTCGGCATGGCACTAGTGTCACTGACCTTTATTCTTACTTTTGTTTTACCGACGTTTGTCAAGATGTTTACAGACATGAAAATTGAACTGCCACTGTTAACCCGGATACTGGTGGCAGCTAGTGTATTTGTCCAGACATATTGGCCATTGCTGTTGCTTCTTGTGGCCGGAGCGGTCATAGGCTTTGCCTATCTGGCTGAGAAGCCAGGCTTTCGCCAAAAGGTTGATCCTCTGCTATTGCAAATACCGGTGTTTGGCTTGCTAATGCGAAAAATTGCCATTGCCCGTTTTACCCGCACGTTAGGCAGCCTGCTGCGTGGCGGAGTACCGATTCTTCAGGCTATTGAAGTTGTAAAGAAAACAACTGCCAACTATGCGATGATTAGTGCTCTAACCAACGCCCAGAACAGTATTCGCCAAGGTTCAGGCATAGCCGGGCCGCTAAAGGAAAGTGGCGTGTTTCCGCCAATGGTCATCCATATGACGGCTATTGGCGAAGAATCGGGCGAGCTTGACCGCATGCTGGATAAGATCGCCGATTTTTATGAAAGCGATGTTGACGACATGGCGGGACGGCTGAGCAGTATGCTGGAACCGATGCTGATAGGATTTTTAGGCATACTGATTGGCTTGATTGTGGTGGCGGTGTTACTGCCGATATTTGACATCGTGAGCGGGGCAGGGCACTAG